In Mycoplasmopsis cynos, the following are encoded in one genomic region:
- a CDS encoding PTS sugar transporter subunit IIA has product MRFFNLFKKNKVEEYVEISPVYEGKLKSLQELNDPACFSSEALGKGFAIEFSNDENEVILKAPITGKISAIFPTKHAYVFESLDEVKVLVHIGLDTVNLKGEGFESLVSIESMVKKGEPFAKVNLKLIRENNLVSDAIVTVLPESNVHSMDIVDLNGSFITTDNVVIRVKK; this is encoded by the coding sequence ATGCGGTTTTTTAACTTATTTAAGAAAAATAAGGTTGAAGAATATGTTGAAATTTCACCAGTATATGAAGGAAAATTAAAAAGTCTTCAAGAGCTAAATGACCCAGCTTGTTTTTCTAGCGAAGCATTGGGAAAAGGTTTTGCTATTGAATTTTCAAACGATGAAAATGAAGTCATCTTAAAAGCGCCTATTACTGGAAAAATCTCTGCAATATTCCCCACCAAACATGCTTATGTATTTGAATCTCTTGATGAAGTAAAGGTTTTAGTCCACATCGGTTTAGACACTGTAAATTTAAAAGGTGAAGGTTTTGAATCATTGGTAAGCATTGAATCTATGGTAAAGAAAGGTGAACCATTTGCGAAAGTTAATTTAAAACTAATTCGTGAAAATAATCTAGTTTCAGATGCAATCGTAACAGTTCTACCAGAAAGTAATGTGCATTCAATGGATATTGTTGATCTAAACGGCAGTTTTATTACAACCGATAATGTAGTTATTAGAGTAAAGAAGTAA
- the metK gene encoding methionine adenosyltransferase, producing the protein MKKLFTSESVGKGHPDKLCDQISDAILDAYITLDPSAKVAIETMASGHNIFIAGEVKSTANIYVIEIAINILKSLNYFTTQTSIITDIRKQSSDITMGVELENYEIGAGDQGIMFGYATNETDTYMPLAITLAHELVKKAETLRANGKFKWAKADMKTQVTVDYSDPNQTKIDTVLMSVQHSTKYVENEFKNYIKNEIILPTLNEYNLSEPDKILINPTGQFTIGGPIGDTGLTGRKIIVDTYGGASRHGGGAFSGKDATKVDRSAAYAARWVAKNLVAAGVADRLEIQLSYAIGIAQPVSVMVETFGTEKIDNQTILSIIDEVFDLTPKGIIDVLELRKPIYAKTSYFGHFGRKDVEFPWEKLNRVEQIKTFINQSKN; encoded by the coding sequence ATGAAAAAATTATTTACAAGCGAATCAGTTGGGAAGGGACATCCTGATAAATTATGTGATCAGATTTCTGATGCAATATTAGATGCTTATATTACACTAGATCCATCAGCGAAAGTTGCAATTGAAACAATGGCAAGTGGACATAATATTTTTATCGCAGGAGAAGTAAAATCAACTGCTAATATTTATGTTATAGAAATTGCAATTAATATTTTAAAATCATTGAATTATTTTACAACCCAAACAAGTATTATTACAGATATAAGAAAACAAAGTTCTGATATAACAATGGGAGTTGAATTGGAAAATTATGAGATTGGAGCAGGTGATCAAGGAATTATGTTTGGTTATGCTACCAATGAAACTGACACATATATGCCGTTAGCAATTACATTAGCCCATGAATTAGTTAAAAAAGCTGAAACATTAAGAGCAAATGGAAAATTTAAATGAGCTAAGGCAGATATGAAGACTCAGGTTACAGTTGATTATTCTGATCCTAATCAAACAAAAATTGATACTGTTTTAATGAGCGTTCAACATTCAACAAAATATGTTGAAAATGAGTTTAAAAATTATATTAAAAATGAAATTATTTTACCAACATTAAATGAATATAATTTATCTGAACCAGATAAAATTTTAATAAATCCAACTGGACAGTTTACTATCGGTGGACCAATTGGGGATACAGGTTTAACCGGTAGAAAAATAATTGTAGATACCTACGGCGGTGCTTCTCGTCATGGTGGTGGTGCATTTAGTGGTAAAGATGCTACAAAAGTTGATAGATCTGCAGCTTATGCAGCTAGATGAGTTGCTAAAAATTTAGTTGCAGCTGGTGTGGCTGATAGACTTGAAATTCAATTATCATATGCGATCGGGATAGCTCAACCTGTTTCTGTTATGGTAGAAACATTTGGAACTGAAAAAATTGATAATCAAACTATTTTAAGTATTATTGATGAAGTGTTTGATCTAACACCCAAAGGTATTATTGATGTTCTTGAATTAAGAAAACCAATTTATGCGAAAACATCATATTTTGGTCATTTTGGAAGAAAAGATGTTGAATTTCCATGAGAAAAGTTAAATAGAGTCGAACAAATAAAGACATTTATTAATCAATCTAAAAATTAA
- a CDS encoding ribosome assembly cofactor RimP, with the protein MDYKKMLIDHFGNVIISAKLTNSFGNTFEVVVNYTDLNDVEDISRKISDFLDTQEWFNDEYTLEVLSKGEDLEIRFEQIGDFINNDVKVTFSKSFNGNEFIIAKILENLNDEIKFLWNQKGNIRKILIPKSEIKKIEKYIKF; encoded by the coding sequence ATGGACTATAAAAAAATGTTAATTGATCATTTTGGGAATGTAATAATTTCTGCGAAATTAACAAATTCATTTGGAAATACGTTTGAGGTTGTGGTGAATTATACTGATCTAAATGATGTTGAAGATATTTCGCGAAAAATTAGCGATTTTCTTGATACTCAAGAATGATTTAATGATGAATATACTTTAGAGGTTTTATCAAAAGGCGAAGATCTAGAAATAAGATTTGAACAAATTGGCGATTTTATTAATAATGATGTTAAAGTGACATTTTCTAAAAGTTTTAATGGCAATGAATTTATAATAGCTAAAATACTTGAAAATTTAAATGATGAAATAAAATTTTTATGAAACCAAAAAGGGAATATAAGAAAAATTCTTATTCCTAAATCAGAAATAAAAAAAATAGAGAAGTATATAAAATTTTAA
- a CDS encoding IS30 family transposase, which translates to MLIINYKHFNLEKRIELEILLKKFETPISEISQILGYTKSSVLREIKNNSTENGYIGMEAHNKHLNRIRWKEQIKLINNINKYEEFTNQFILKFNKKYFGVDLTHFYIQHHFKFKIPTLRTVFNWINSGLWVLNSKQRLRKYNKGRKTHDVVKTLVGNRIVKPIWTRGFNKNFENEFGHWEIDLIVGKRSSLSSHLLTFTERKTRWGLIIKLENKNLWKLILKLWEYIKIYKLNVKSITTNNGFEFKALFYIGYRLNIPIYQADPYASFQRGLNENFNGLVRREFPKGTNFNKISEKEIYDLQKTINNMPRKIHNYFSADELFFNLNYSDEPWKEIPKEEPLYIYNQKKRTSNTSRNLFFKKIK; encoded by the coding sequence GTGCTCATTATTAATTATAAACATTTTAACTTAGAAAAAAGAATTGAATTAGAAATTTTACTTAAAAAGTTTGAAACTCCAATTTCTGAAATTTCTCAAATTTTAGGTTACACAAAATCATCAGTACTAAGAGAAATTAAAAATAATTCAACTGAAAATGGTTATATTGGTATGGAAGCACATAACAAACATTTAAATAGAATAAGGTGAAAAGAACAAATTAAACTCATTAATAATATAAATAAATATGAAGAATTTACTAATCAATTTATTTTAAAATTTAACAAAAAATATTTTGGAGTAGATCTAACTCATTTTTATATTCAACATCATTTCAAATTTAAAATACCTACTTTAAGAACAGTATTTAATTGAATAAATAGTGGTCTATGAGTATTGAATTCGAAACAACGTTTAAGAAAATATAATAAAGGAAGAAAAACACATGATGTTGTCAAAACTTTAGTCGGTAATAGAATAGTAAAACCTATATGGACAAGGGGTTTTAATAAAAATTTTGAGAATGAATTTGGTCATTGAGAGATAGACTTAATAGTCGGAAAAAGAAGTAGTTTATCATCCCATTTATTAACATTTACTGAAAGAAAAACAAGATGAGGACTTATAATAAAATTAGAAAACAAGAATCTATGGAAATTAATATTAAAGCTTTGGGAATATATTAAAATTTACAAACTAAATGTTAAATCAATAACTACTAATAATGGATTTGAATTTAAAGCTTTATTTTATATTGGCTATAGGTTAAACATACCAATTTATCAAGCTGATCCTTATGCTTCCTTCCAAAGAGGACTAAATGAAAATTTTAATGGATTGGTAAGAAGAGAGTTTCCTAAAGGAACAAATTTCAACAAAATATCAGAAAAAGAAATTTATGACCTTCAAAAGACCATAAACAATATGCCAAGAAAAATTCATAATTATTTCTCTGCTGATGAATTATTTTTTAATTTAAATTATAGTGATGAACCTTGAAAGGAAATACCTAAGGAAGAACCTCTTTATATTTATAATCAGAAAAAAAGAACTTCAAACACAAGTAGAAATTTATTTTTTAAAAAAATAAAATAA